GCCCGCACTGCCCCTTCAACACTCGCGTCACCGCCGTGATTGAAGTTCTCAACAACCACGCCGCCCGCACCGGCAAGCGCGTCATGTACGCGGCCAACATCACCGGCGACCTCGACCAGATGCTCTCCCGCCTCGCTCACATCGAAGCCAATCACGGCACCTGCGCCATGGTCAGCATGAACTCCATCGGCCTGCCCGTCATGAAGATCATCCGCCAACACTCGCACGTCGCCATCCACGGCCACCGCAACGGTTGGGGCATGATCGGCCGCAGCCCAGCCGCAGGCATGTCGTTCGTCGCGTTTCAAAAGCTCTGGCGTCTGGCCGGCATCGACCACACTCACGTCAACGGCCTGCGCAATAAGTTCTGCGAGCCCGACGGCTCCGTCATCGCATCTGCGCGCGCTTGCCTCACGCCCATGTTCCCTGCGCCCAACAAAGGCTGCGAAGTCATGCCCGTCTTCTCCTCGGGCCAGTCCGCACGCCAGGCCCCCGACACCTACAAGGCCCTTGGCACAACGGACCTCATCTACGCCTGCGGCGGAGGCATCATGGGACATCCGCAAGGAGTAGCCGCAGGCGTCATGAGCCTGCATCAAGCCTGGGAGGCAGCAGCACAAAACATCCCGCTCAGCGTCTACGCCGAAACCCACCGCGAACTCAAAGCCGCTCTCGATCTCTTCGGAGCGTGAAGCCAATGCTCTACACCTTCTACGGCGACGACTTCACCGGCTCCACCGACGTGCTCGAACAGCTAGCATCGAACGGCGTCCCCGCAGCCCTGTTTCTCGCCGAACCAACCGCACAACACCTCGCCCGCTTTCCCGAAGCGCAAGCCATCGGCATCGCCGGAGACAGCCGCTCCCGCTCGCCCGAATGGATGTCCGCGAATCTCCCACGCATCTTTCACACGCTCAAAAAATTCGACGCCCCAATCAACCACTACAAAGTCTGCTCCACCTGCGACTCCAGCCCGGCGCACGGCAGCATAGGCCGCGCCATCGAAATAGGCCGTGAAGTCTCCCACTCAAACTTCGTCCCCATCGCCGTAGCCGCGCCCCACCTGGGTCGATACGTTCGCAACGGCCAGCTCTTCGCCAAAGCGCCCGACGGCAAAATCAAACGCATCGACCAGCACCCGATGGCGAACCACCCCATCACACCGATGCGCGAACCAGACCTGCGCAAACATCTCGCCGCACAAACGAATCTCCCCATTGGCCACATCGATCTCGCAACGCTCACCTCATCGGAACTCGAAGTCGAACTCAACCGCCAATTAAAATCCGGCAACCAAACCATCCTCTTCGACGGTGAAGACGAGTCATCGCTCACCATCACCGGCGAACTCATCTGGCGTCACGCGCAAAAGCAACCACTCTTCGTCGCAGGAAGTTCAGGGCTCACCGCAGCGCTCATCCCAGCATGGCGCGCAGCAAATCTCATCCATGAAAATCCGCAACAACCAACCTCGACACGAAGCAGCAGTCCGCTGCTCGTCATAAGTGGTTCATGCTCACCCGTCACCGCAGGCCAGATTCAACATGCACTTGCTAATGGCTTTCACGGCATCGCAGTCGACATTAAAAAAATCCTCGCAGAATCCACCGCCGCAACAGAGCAAACCAACATCCTCAAAGCAGCATCAGCCAGCCTCGACGCAGATCAGAACACCATCCTCTACACCGCGCTAGGCACACCCGACGCCGCAGCGCAGGGAGATGGTCTCGGCCAAACCCTCGGCCAACTTCTCCGCGAGCTTCTCGGCAGAACCAGTCTCCGCCGCGTCGTACTCTGCGGAGGCGACACCTCCTCACACGCCATCCAGCAACTTGGCCTCTACGCACTCACCTGGCTCCGCAACACGCAACCCGGCGCACCACTTTGCCGCGCCCACTCCGACGATCCCACGCTCGACAACCTCGAACTCATCCTCAAAGGCGGCCAGGTCGGAACATCCAACTTCTTCGATGTCGCGTTAAGAGCCTGAATATTCACTCGCGCGTCAGGCCACACGCGAGACTCGCAGATCATCCTGCAACCCGCGCGTACAATCCACCAGTGCAAACAGCAGCGCGGCTACCAGCACCATCGCTGCAATCACGCGCACCGGCAGGTTGTAATCGCCACTTATCCCGACGAGGTATCCAAACGCCACCGTGCAAACCCACCCGCCCAAATTTCCAGCGGTATTCATCATGCCGGTCGCGGTTCCGCCAAACTGCCCACCAAGGCTCATGCACATCGCCCACGCCGCAGGCAGCATCAGGTCCATCACGCCGAACCCCACCGTAGCCAGCGCCACAATCGCCGCATGGCTCCGCACCAGCGACATCGCCAGCAAAATCCCAGCGGTCACAACAAGAGCCACCGAAGCAATCCAGCGATACGAAGTCTTCCGTCCAAACCGCTCCACCATCCGCTCACCAAGCACGCCGCCGACAAGATTCCCCACCACGCCCATCACAAACGGGAACGACGCAAATACGCCCATCTGTGCGACAGAGAATCCAGCCCCCCGCACCAGCCAGGTCGTAAACCACCCAAAGTAAAACCAGCTCCCAAACGCATAGCAGAAATACGCCGCCACAATCAGCCAAAGATGTGGCAGCCGCACCAGCCGCGCCCACGGCACGCTGCGCTCCTCGCGTTCAAAGCTGCCAATCTCCATCAACTCATCAACCGAAATCCCTTCCATCTCCTCCGGTGCATCGCGAAACCACGATCGCCACACCAAAGCCCACACAATCCCCACCGCGCCGAGCATCCAGAAGATCGCTCGCCATCCAAACCGTGCGGCAAACGGTACCAACAGCAGCGGAGCCAGCGCTCCGCCCAACCTGCTTGCCGCCCACACAAATCCTTGTGCCTGCGCATGTTCGCGTTTCGGAAACCATCGCGAAATCACTCCCGCCGCGTTCGGATAAGCTCCCGCCGCGCCCATTCCAAACAGAAACCGCGAGCTCACAATCTGCCAGAAGCTCCGACACCATCCAGTCAACGCAGTAAACGCCGACCACCAGACCGAGATCCGCGTCAGCTCAAGCCGTTGTCCGCGCCTGTCTCCAAACGCACCTGAAGGAATCTCAAACACCGCATTAGCCAGCACGTATGCGCTCAGTACCCAGCCCCACTGCTGAGGAGACAGATGCAAATCCGCGCGAATCCCCGTTGCTGCAACCGGAATCGCCAGACGGTCCACAAACGTAATCACCGAGACGCAGCACAGCAGCCCCAGCACGCCATGCCGCTTCTTCAAGCAGAAGCTCCTGCAAGCTCCTGCAGGACTTCACGCGCTCTCTGCACCGAAAGCTCAGGGCTAGACAACACCGGCATCTTCAACGACCCTTCCGGCATCGCTTCCACCACCCTCGCCATCGAAGCCTGCGCCAGTACCACCGCGTCTACACCGCGCATCTCGTCCAGCAACGCCGCGCTCACAATCCGGTCGTGCGTCTTCGTGTCGCCCGTCAGCACTGCCTCAAACGCTCCATCGCAAAGACACTCCACCAGCTCCACCTTCCGTCCCATCGCCGCCGCCTTCTCGCGCAGCAGCGCAGTCGTCGGTTCCAGTGTAGTGCGAATCGTCGCCATCACGCCCAACTTCTCGCCGGTGCGCACAGCCGCCTCAGCCATCGCTTCGTCCACGCGAATCACGGGGAAGTCAAACACCTGCTGCGCCAGCGTCACAGCTTCACCAAGCGACGAACACGTCACCATCACCGCATCCGCTCCAGCCTCGCCCGCCGACTCGACCATGCTGAGCAGCCGTCGTATCGTCAGCTTCCGCACCTCGCCCGCTCGAATCGTATCCCGAATCAGGCTTTCGTCCACCATGTGGAACACCTCCACCCCT
This is a stretch of genomic DNA from Edaphobacter acidisoli. It encodes these proteins:
- a CDS encoding ribulose-bisphosphate carboxylase large subunit family protein gives rise to the protein MPIHDPTRIYATYFIETAYPLAEAATTMAGEQSTGTFLRVPGETDELRERFAARVESIAEKEPAQTASLPGSGTPKNWDGKRHTAEVTLSWPLHNIGPSLPNLLATVAGNLSELKPFSGLKLLDITLPPAFLTQYQGPQFGVAGTRKLTGVFNRPIIGTIIKPSIGQTPEATAQQVKTLAEAGIDFIKDDELQSDGPHCPFNTRVTAVIEVLNNHAARTGKRVMYAANITGDLDQMLSRLAHIEANHGTCAMVSMNSIGLPVMKIIRQHSHVAIHGHRNGWGMIGRSPAAGMSFVAFQKLWRLAGIDHTHVNGLRNKFCEPDGSVIASARACLTPMFPAPNKGCEVMPVFSSGQSARQAPDTYKALGTTDLIYACGGGIMGHPQGVAAGVMSLHQAWEAAAQNIPLSVYAETHRELKAALDLFGA
- a CDS encoding four-carbon acid sugar kinase family protein, whose protein sequence is MLYTFYGDDFTGSTDVLEQLASNGVPAALFLAEPTAQHLARFPEAQAIGIAGDSRSRSPEWMSANLPRIFHTLKKFDAPINHYKVCSTCDSSPAHGSIGRAIEIGREVSHSNFVPIAVAAPHLGRYVRNGQLFAKAPDGKIKRIDQHPMANHPITPMREPDLRKHLAAQTNLPIGHIDLATLTSSELEVELNRQLKSGNQTILFDGEDESSLTITGELIWRHAQKQPLFVAGSSGLTAALIPAWRAANLIHENPQQPTSTRSSSPLLVISGSCSPVTAGQIQHALANGFHGIAVDIKKILAESTAATEQTNILKAASASLDADQNTILYTALGTPDAAAQGDGLGQTLGQLLRELLGRTSLRRVVLCGGDTSSHAIQQLGLYALTWLRNTQPGAPLCRAHSDDPTLDNLELILKGGQVGTSNFFDVALRA
- a CDS encoding MFS transporter, whose amino-acid sequence is MKKRHGVLGLLCCVSVITFVDRLAIPVAATGIRADLHLSPQQWGWVLSAYVLANAVFEIPSGAFGDRRGQRLELTRISVWWSAFTALTGWCRSFWQIVSSRFLFGMGAAGAYPNAAGVISRWFPKREHAQAQGFVWAASRLGGALAPLLLVPFAARFGWRAIFWMLGAVGIVWALVWRSWFRDAPEEMEGISVDELMEIGSFEREERSVPWARLVRLPHLWLIVAAYFCYAFGSWFYFGWFTTWLVRGAGFSVAQMGVFASFPFVMGVVGNLVGGVLGERMVERFGRKTSYRWIASVALVVTAGILLAMSLVRSHAAIVALATVGFGVMDLMLPAAWAMCMSLGGQFGGTATGMMNTAGNLGGWVCTVAFGYLVGISGDYNLPVRVIAAMVLVAALLFALVDCTRGLQDDLRVSRVA
- a CDS encoding aspartate/glutamate racemase family protein; amino-acid sequence: MGQTLGLIHTSPVLTQMFGTLCARQMPGVEVFHMVDESLIRDTIRAGEVRKLTIRRLLSMVESAGEAGADAVMVTCSSLGEAVTLAQQVFDFPVIRVDEAMAEAAVRTGEKLGVMATIRTTLEPTTALLREKAAAMGRKVELVECLCDGAFEAVLTGDTKTHDRIVSAALLDEMRGVDAVVLAQASMARVVEAMPEGSLKMPVLSSPELSVQRAREVLQELAGASA